From the Tribolium castaneum strain GA2 chromosome 2, icTriCast1.1, whole genome shotgun sequence genome, one window contains:
- the LOC655301 gene encoding condensin complex subunit 2, with product MVVESGTPPRRDLLRRSVVSLSTPHRKNTPTSDTPMEPHDEEQERSGRRSMVVMSKKLSNISSPAADIGRSLTEPEVQDHLRICKKLYSENRISSRNAWELHVIDAIKKIAIQNQTNLMLVAGSSLDVGSKIYSLRIDDVHTRGIQLASNVGKSDRKQAQAAEDAEELNGTENPREKKRQRRKKIQTILADKTTLIDQEGKSLFAPVKPLEPVVFATKESIDVSAIDNLLTSKVPVNPASHRFMLLSNEKFWTTKPDEILRLENKIVENDLPEVSSFELCVRFKNFEIGTWTLEDEANLLEDARDTLPPPVLDENGVPIPELDGSIHDVFEDNDVPGDDSVSDTESQEVFQMQFHGGINPIVDAIPPEYRIETDYSYNTLVRSQSGTYIDKIWAGPYHWKVKFMKKSTDRYSGADQEVAKRAKKKKEPQPINFFELPEDATKTFKKLVIKRMPCSTSCEKITYPVLDSWVNKSLNYLYLKPNTPLPQLNIVEKNHDYEVAVYDYENPNDSLYCSQHNMDDANDEPGAHTLEEDMPPIAHQQFLAGNLVDAPEIVSVDHVTYAMHAKKIDMKKLKTCMWKHLSGGEEGTVQPTSFSKVYEQIPRLAPEMSKNLSPHLGFLSLLHLCNDHSLYLEAINDRGDFIIRDAKK from the exons ATGGTGGTCGAAAGCGGAACCCCTCCTCGTAGGGACCTTTTAAGGCGGTCTGTGGTAAGCCTTTCGACACCGCATCGGAAAAATACACCCACGAGTGATACTCCTATG GAACCCCACGATGAAGAGCAAGAGCGGTCCGGGAGACGCAGCATGGTGGTGATGTCAAAAAAGCTTAGTAACATCTCATCACCAGCCGCGGACATAGGGCGTTCCTTGACGGAGCCCGAAGTTCAAGACCACTTGCgtatatgcaagaaattgtacTCGGAAAAT AGAATCTCCTCAAGAAACGCCTGGGAGCTGCATGTCATAGacgcaataaaaaaaatcgccattCAAAACCAGACAAATCTTATGCTAGTTGCGGGATCTTCCCTTGATGTTGGCTCCAAAATTTACAGTTTACGCATCGACGACGTGCACACCAGAGGAATACAGCTTGCCAGCAATGTTGGGAAAAGCGACCGGAAGCAAGCCCAAGCGGCTGAAGACGCAGAAGAGCTCAATGGCACCGAAAACCCACGCGAGAAAAAGCGACAAAGGCGCAAAAAAATCCAAACGATTCTTGCCGATAAAACAACTCTTATTGATCAAGAGGGCAAGTCGTTGTTTGCCCCTGTCAAGCCACTGGAACCGGTCGTCTTTGCCACTAAAGAGAGTATAGACGTTAGCGCAATCGATAATCTACTCACTTCCAAAGTTCCGGTAAACCCGGCAAGTCACAGATTCATGTTGTT GAGTAACGAAAAGTTCTGGACCACAAAACCCGACGAGATTTTAAgacttgaaaataaaattgtagaaaatgaCTTGCCTGAAGTGTCGTCGTTCGAACTATGCgtgcgttttaaaaattttgaaattgggACGTGGACTCTTGAGGATGAAGCTAACTT ACTGGAAGACGCGCGCGACACTTTACCGCCGCCCGTGCTTGACGAGAACGGGGTTCCTATTCCGGAGCTCGATGGTTCAATTCATGACGTTTTCGAAGACAACGACGTTCCCGGAGACGACTCAGTCAGCGATACTGAGTCACAAGAGGTGTTTCAGATGCAGTTTCATGGTGGAATCAACCCCATAGTTGATGCAATACCTCCAGAATATCGCATTGAAACCGATTACAGTTACAACACGCTTGTGAGAAGTCAGTCCGGAACATATATTGATAAGATTTGGGCGGGACCGTACCATTGGAAAgttaaatttatgaaaaaatcaaCAGACCGATATTCGGGCGCTGATCAGGAAGTTGCTAAACGAgcaaagaagaaaaaggaaccacaacctatcaattttttcgaactACCGGAAGATGCGActaagacatttaaaaaattggtgatAAAGAGAATGCCTTGCTCGACTTCTTGCGAAAA AATTACATATCCTGTGCTTGATTCGTGGGTCAACAAGTCCCTAAACTACCTTTATCTGAAGCCTAATACGCCGTTACCACAACTCAACATCGTAGAGAAGAACCACGATTATGAAGTGGCTGTCTATGATTATGAAAATCCGAATGATTCGCTCTACTGCTCGCAACATAAC ATGGATGACGCAAACGATGAACCAGGCGCTCATACGCTAGAGGAAGATATGCCACCAATTGCACACCAACAATTTTTGGCAGGGAATCTGGTCGATGCCCCTGAAATTGTTTCAGTTGATCATGTTACGTACGCAATGCATGCCAAGAAAATCGACATGAAAAAGCTCAAAACTTGTATGTGGAAGCACTTGAGTGGGGGAGAAGAA GGAACTGTTCAACCAACCAGCTTCTCGAAAGTGTATGAACAGATACCACGCTTAGCTCCAGAGATGAGCAAGAATCTAAGCCCGCATTTAGGTTTTCTGTCTCTGTTGCATCTTTGCAATGACCATAGTCTGTATTTGGAAGCAATCAACGATCGCGGAGACTTTATTATAAGGGACGCCAAGAAATAG
- the nac gene encoding GDP-fucose transporter 1, whose protein sequence is MALGKETERSLIQKYVTIFLVVSGYWVVSILTVFINKTLLSDISLDAPMFIALYQTFITAAICFVKKGLARVFPQHFSFPETSVWDAQTIKTILPVSLMFTMMIAMNNLCLKYVSVAFYYIGRSLTTIFNVAFTFVILGERTSKQCLFFCGVIIFGFYLGVDQESLSGSLSISGTIFGVLASLSLSLYSIFTKKVLTKVDNQVWALSYYNNIYATILFIPLMLFNNEFFVLADYSGLSQTYFWFIMTVGGVCGFAIGFFTSLQIKYTSALTHNISGTAKACAQTVLATYWYQEAKSALWWCSNFIVLLGSMGYARVKQLDMEKKHKETMMYQKV, encoded by the exons ATGGCACTAGGGAAGGAAACTGAGAGGAGTTTAATTCAGAAATATGTTACAATATTTCTTGTAGTTAGTGGCTATTG ggTCGTCTCGATTTTGACTGTGTTTATCAACAAAACCCTCCTCAGTGACATCAGTTTAGACGCCCCGATGTTCATTGCGTTGTATCAAACCTTCATAACCGCAGCCATTTGTTTCGTTAAAAAAGGCTTAGCTCGGGTATTCCCCCAACATTTTAGTTTCCCTGAAACGAGCGTATGGGACGcacaaacaattaaaaca aTCTTGCCCGTGTCTCTTATGTTTACTATGATGATCGCAATGAACAATCTCTGCTTAAAATACGTCTCAGTCGCTTTCTACTACATTGGAAGGTCCTTGACCACGATTTTTAACGTAGCGTTCACGTTCGTAATCTTGGGGGAGAGAACGTCCAAgcagtgtttatttttttgtggtgTCATCATATTTGGGTTTTACTTAGGAGTGGACCAGGAAAGTCTCTCTGGGAGTTTATCAATAAGTGGCACCATTTTTGGTGTTTTGGCTTCGCTGTCTTTATCCCTTTATTcaattttcactaaaaaagtTCTGACAAAAGTTGATAACCAAGTTTGGGCGTTATCGTACTACAACAATATTTATGCAACTATTTTATTCATTCCCTTGATGCTTTTTAATAACGAATTCTTTGTCTTGGCCGATTACAGTGGGTTATCACAAacatatttttggtttataaTGACAGTTGGGGGAGTTTGTGGATTCGCAATTGGATTTTTTACCTCTTTACAAATCAAG TATACGTCAGCTTTAACGCACAACATATCAGGCACAGCTAAGGCTTGTGCCCAAACTGTGTTAGCCACTTACTGGTATCAAGAAGCAAAGTCGGCACTTTGGTGgtgttcaaattttattgtcttGTTGGGAAGCATGGGATATGCAAGAGTTAAACAACTTGATATGgagaaaaaacataaagagACCATGATGTATCAAAAAGTGTGA
- the EMC6 gene encoding ER membrane protein complex subunit 6 has translation MSSKNKNGNLDVVAYSEMAIRNNLSVVEYCRTSMAALSGCTAGVLGLTGLYGAAFYIFAVTSLWLMILCKAGLSSWKNFFISRKSLLTNGFFGQLFTYILCWTFIYGMVHVY, from the exons ATGtcgtcgaaaaataaaaatgggaATTTGGACGTGGTCGCTTACAGTGAAATGGCCATCAGGAATAATTTATCTGTGGTAGAATATTGCCGTACATCTATGGCAGCCCTCTCGGGTTGCACTGCTG GGGTGTTGGGTTTGACGGGCTTATATGGGGCCgctttttacattttcgcGGTAACAAGTTTATGGTTAATGATCCTCTGTAAAGCGGGACTCTCAAGTtggaaaaatttctttatttcccGCAAATCTCTCCTCACGAATGGTTTCTTCGGTCAGCTGTTCACCTACATACTGTGTTGGACGTTTATATACGGAATGGTGCACgtgtattaa
- the LOC655623 gene encoding hemicentin-1: MITYFVCLLIVFGRASAVETSAIYDDSNFSPDTSPEKEFLRYKFGSDVVMKCNHHHIYAKEEDITWEFKHCLYKGVHCEGSEWKKLDYNRRKKKLRINNATDENVGIYRCLHSNSVLKQFTLDVVTTRYSGPPPEVVSLRSSSDSAVLPNTPLAIQCKVSSVSPPVIRWFKEGSDQNCEVKYDDHFYCPIPSSNDVFHMSGDKYLSKLNIYSLHNINSGTYVCLVLSEFGNDFKNITIEVEGGEAVEESRIVFWWLFLIPVSLVLVPVGIWLCFYRRKSNRRRLNEQQTKLIKPVVNVEVV, translated from the exons ATGAtcacttattttgtttgtCTGTTGATTGTTTTCGGGCGAGCGAGTGCCGTCGAGACCAGTG CTATTTATGACGACAGCAACTTCTCGCCAGACACCTCACCGGAAAAAGAGTTTCTCAGATATAAATTTGGGTCCGATGTTGTTATGAAATGCAATCATCACCACATTTACGCCAAAGAGGAAGACATCACGTGGGAATTTAAG CACTGTCTCTACAAAGGGGTGCACTGCGAGGGCAGCGAGTGGAAGAAGCTGGACTACAACAGGCGcaagaaaaaattgagaataAACAACGCAACGGACGAAAACGTCGGTATTTACAGATGTCTCCACAGCAATTCGGTCCTGAAACAGTTCACTCTGGACGTCG TAACGACGCGCTACAGTGGGCCCCCGCCTGAAGTCGTCTCGCTGAGGTCGTCCTCAGACTCCGCAGTTCTGCCCAACACCCCCTTGGCGATCCAGTGCAAGGTTTCGAGTGTTTCGCCCCCCGTTATCCGGTGGTTCAAGGAGGGCAGTGACCAGAATTGTGAAGTGAAGTACGACGATCATTTCTACTGCCCCATCCCGTCCTCGAACGACGTGTTTCACATGAGTGGCGACAAGTATCTCAGCAAATTGAACATTTACAGTTTGCATAACATCAACAGCGGGACGTATGTTTGTCTGGTGTTGTCCGAGTTCGGCAACGACTTTAAGAACATCACCATTGAGGTTGAGGGGGGCGAGGCCGTGGAGGAGTCGCGGATAGTGTTCTGGTGGCTGTTTCTGATCCCCGTTTCTCTAGTGCTTGTGCCTGTGGGGATTTGGTTGTGCTTTTACAGGAGGAAGTCGAATCGTCGTCGTTTGAACGAGCAGCAAACGAAACTGATTAAGCCCGTCGTTAACGTCGAGGTTGTCTGA
- the LOC655702 gene encoding peroxiredoxin-1, protein MAGLFSTIVRRGPQLLKTAIPAGKNNAFRNFSVAPTLCAPRVQHPAPDFKGTAVINDGFKEIQLSDYKGKYVVLVFYPLDFTFVCPTELIALDERYDDFKNLNAEVIGCSIDSHFSHLGWMNTKRSEGGLGKLRYPLLSDINKTIARDYDVLLEKEGIALRGLFIIDPNGILRQITVNDLPIGRSVDEALRLIEAIQFFEKNGEVCPANWKKGSKTIKPDPQGSKEYFQAANK, encoded by the exons ATGGCTGGACTATTTAGCACAATTGTACGACGg GGCCCCCAATTGTTAAAAACTGCGATTCCGGCTGGTAAAAACAATgcatttagaaatttttctgTTG CCCCCACTTTGTGCGCTCCTCGAGTGCAACACCCCGCTCCTGACTTTAAAGGAACAGCAGTTATAAATGATGGCTTTAAAGAGATACAATTGAGCGACTATAAGGGAAAATATGTTGTTCTAGTTTTCTATCCTCTTGATTT CACTTTTGTGTGCCCCACTGAATTGATAGCGTTAGATGAACGTTACGACGACTTCAAAAACTTGAACGCTGAAGTAATTGGTTGTTCTATTGATTCACATTTCTCGCACTTAGGGTGGATGAACACAAAAAGATCT gAAGGGGGTTTGGGCAAACTAAGATATCCCTTGCTTTCTGACATTAATAAAACTATAGCCAGAGACTATGATGTCCTGCTCGAGAAAGAGGGAATTGCCTTGAGAGGTCTCTTCATTATTGACCCTAATGGCATCCTTAGGCAAATTACGGTAAATGATTTGCCAATAGGTCGTTCAGTAGATGAGGCTCTTCGGTTAATCGAAGCCATTcaattctttgaaaaaaatggagaag tgtgTCCAGCTAATTGGAAGAAAGGTAGTAAGACAATCAAACCTGACCCTCAAGGATCTAAAGAATATTTCCAAGCCGCTAATAAGTAA
- the TBC1d7 gene encoding TBC1 domain family member 7, protein MAIDERNFRSTYYEKVGFKSVEEKRSLEILLKEKPLDLSKLKQFCLRFGVPAAHRNLVWKLLLGILPLQEKCHEYVTEQRKEEYSNLLHALNVLRITNDIPKSQVFVAMWLLQNGKLKFETDYESEKGLFSIIRSMMFHFDYDIDIYWLAKGFYDFVQKFQCEVPKLIEATHSLLEKEDSKLYKHLSKIEALENLPLDSWFDCCFAGTLNDMVLGRIWDKIMGGSYKILVYTTVVILTSLKHKIMRCTNVDCVIENVNNISEELAEVIVNKTVELWQQQGSPLTVYDKPKP, encoded by the exons ATGGCGATTGACGAACGTAATTTCCGCTCAACATATTACGAAAAAGTCGGATTTAAGAGTGTGGAAGAGAAGCGATCccttgaaattttattaaaagagaaaCCGCTAgatctgtccaaactgaagcAGTTTTGTTTGAGATTCGGTGTTCCTGCGGCCCACAGAAATCTAGTGTGGAAATTGTTGTTGG GTATCTTGCCGCTTCAGGAAAAATGCCACGAGTATGTAACAGAACAACGAAAGGAAGAGTATTCGAACTTGTTACACGCCTTAAACGTACTGAGAATAACGAACGATATTCCCAAGTCACAAGTTTTTGTGGCGATGTGGCTACTGCAAAATGGTAAATTGAAATTTGAGACCGACTATGAGAGTGAGAAAGGGCTGTTTTCAATTATTAGATCGATGATGTTTCACTTTGACTATGATATTGATATCTATTGGCTAGCGAAGggtttttatgactttgtACAAAAGTTTCAATGTGAAGTTCCTAAGCTCATAGAAGCCACACACAGCTTACTAGAAAAGGAGGATTCCAAACTCTATAAGCATCTGAGCAAAATTGAAGCTTTAGAAAACCTGCCTTTGGACAGTTGGTTCGATTGCTGTTTTGCGGGAACTTTAAATGACATGGTCTTAGGAAG AATATGGGACAAGATAATGGGAGGTTcatacaaaattttagtttacACAACTGTTGTTATTTTAACTAGTCTCAAACATAAAATAATGAGGTGTACTAACGTAGACTGCGTGatagaaaatgtaaataat ATATCGGAAGAACTAGCGGAAGTTATCGTTAACAAAACAGTAGAACTGTGGCAGCAACAGGGCAGTCCTCTGACAGTCTATGACAAACCCAAACCGTGA